Part of the Propionimicrobium sp. PCR01-08-3 genome, CTCGGCACGCTGCTGGTCGGGGATGATCCCGGCAGCCAGATCTATGTGGCGGGCAAGCACCGGGACTGCGCCCAGGTGGGCTTGGAGTCGATCCGCGTCGATCTGCCGTCCGATGCGTCCGAAGCTCAGGTCGGTGAGGCCATCGCATCATTGAACGAGGACCCGAAATGCACCGGGTACATCGTCCAGTTGCCGTTGCCCGGCCACCTCGACGACAACTGGGCGCTGGAGCAGATCGACCCGAAAAAGGATGCTGACGGTCTGGCCCCGGTCAGCCTGGGCAAGCTGATGCTCGGTCAGAGCGCGCCGATCGCCTGCACCCCTCGCGGCATCGTCGAGCTGCTGCGCCGCTACGAGGTGCCGATCGCCGGAGCCGAGGTCTGCATCATCGGACGCGGCACCACGGTGGGGCGTCCGCTGGGCGTGCTGCTCAACCGGAAATCACTGAATGCGACCGTGACCCTGTGCCATACCGGCACCCGCGACCTGGTCGAGCATGTGAGGCGGGCGGACATCGTGGTGGCGGCCGTCGGCAGAGCCCAGATGATCACGGCCGACATGATCAAGCCGGGCGCGGTGTGCATCGATGTAGGCGTGACCAGGGTGGACGGCAAGCCGGTCGGCGATCTCGCGCCCGATGTC contains:
- a CDS encoding bifunctional methylenetetrahydrofolate dehydrogenase/methenyltetrahydrofolate cyclohydrolase — its product is MTAGRIDGKQVAADIKVELAGRVAALNQRGIAPGLGTLLVGDDPGSQIYVAGKHRDCAQVGLESIRVDLPSDASEAQVGEAIASLNEDPKCTGYIVQLPLPGHLDDNWALEQIDPKKDADGLAPVSLGKLMLGQSAPIACTPRGIVELLRRYEVPIAGAEVCIIGRGTTVGRPLGVLLNRKSLNATVTLCHTGTRDLVEHVRRADIVVAAVGRAQMITADMIKPGAVCIDVGVTRVDGKPVGDLAPDVWDVASLVTPNPGGVGPMTRAMLLNNVVDMAEGTL